The Thalassophryne amazonica chromosome 6, fThaAma1.1, whole genome shotgun sequence genome includes a region encoding these proteins:
- the LOC117512443 gene encoding potassium voltage-gated channel subfamily A member 3, with protein MPLHPRMDDHLSLLQSPPPSATKTRGDNLVNHGYTESEADVMTVVACDMLEESAALPGHHSLDRYEPDHECCERVVINISGLRFETQLKTLSQFPETLLGDPKKRMRYFDPLRNEYFFDRNRPSFDAILYYYQSGGRIRRPVNVPIDIFSEEIRFYELGEEAMEKFREDEGFIKEEERPLPVNEFQRQVWLLFEYPESSGPARGIAIVSVLVILISIVIFCLETLPEFRDENRDPITIAPVINGTLPYLISPFSDPFFVVETLCIIWFSFELLVRFFACPSKATFSQNIMNIIDIVAIIPYFITLGTELAERQGNGQQAMSLAILRVIRLVRVFRIFKLSRHSKGLQILGQTLKASMRELGLLIFFLFIGVILFSSAVYFAEADDPDSGFNSIPDAFWWAVVTMTTVGYGDMHPVTIGGKIVGSLCAIAGVLTIALPVPVIVSNFNYFYHRETDGEEQAQYLHVGSCQPLADTEELRKTRSSSSLSKSEYMVIEEHGINSAFRQQPNFPTTPQNNSQNCVNINKKIFTDV; from the coding sequence ATGCCTCTTCATCCGCGCATGGACGACCACCTCAGCCTCCTGCAGTCACCGCCGCCGAGCGCAACCAAGACACGAGGCGACAACTTGGTGAACCACGGATACACGGAGAGCGAGGCCGACGTGATGACGGTGGTGGCGTGCGACATGCTGGAGGAGTCTGCCGCTCTGCCGGGCCACCACTCTCTGGACCGATACGAGCCCGATCACGAATGCTGCGAGCGGGTCGTCATCAACATTTCAGGGCTGCGCTTCGAGACGCAGCTCAAAACTCTCTCCCAATTTCCAGAAACCCTTCTGGGGGACCCCAAAAAGAGGATGAGGTACTTTGATCCCCTCAGGAATGAGTACTTTTTTGATCGGAACCGACCTAGTTTTGATGCCATCCTGTATTACTACCAATCAGGCGGGCGCATCAGGAGACCCGTGAATGTGCCCATTGACATTTTCTCTGAGGAGATCCGGTTCTACGAGCTGGGTGAGGAGGCGATGGAGAAGTTCAGGGAGGATGAAGGCTTCATTAAGGAGGAGGAGCGGCCGTTACCCGTTAATGAGTTTCAGAGACAGGTGTGGCTGCTTTTTGAGTACCCGGAAAGCTCGGGTCCCGCCCGGGGCATCGCGATCGTGTCCGTCCTGGTCATTCTCATCTCGATTGTCATCTTCTGCTTGGAGACACTGCCGGAATTCCGGGATGAGAACAGAGACCCGATCACCATCGCACCCGTTATCAACGGCACCCTCCCGTATCTCATCAGCCCCTTCTCAGACCCGTTCTTTGTGGTGGAGACGCTGTGCATCATCTGGTTCTCCTTCGAGCTGCTGGTGCGCTTCTTCGCCTGCCCCAGCAAAGCCACGTTTTCGCAGAACATTATGAACATCATAGACATTGTGGCCATCATTCCATACTTCATCACGTTGGGGACAGAGCTGGCGGAGCGGCAAGGAAACGGCCAGCAGGCCATGTCGTTAGCCATTCTGCGCGTAATCAGGCTGGTTCGCGTGTTCCGCATCTTCAAACTGTCGCGTCACTCCAAGGGGCTTCAGATTTTAGGACAAACTCTCAAAGCCAGTATGCGCGAACTGGGTCTgctcattttctttcttttcataGGAGTCATCCTTTTCTCCAGCGCCGTGTATTTCGCGGAAGCCGACGACCCGGATTCGGGTTTTAACAGCATACCCGACGCGTTCTGGTGGGCTGTCGTCACTATGACCACCGTGGGCTACGGAGACATGCACCCGGTGACAATCGGGGGGAAAATAGTCGGGTCTCTGTGCGCAATCGCCGGCGTGCTCACGATCGCCCTGCCCGTGCCCGTCATCGTCTCCAATTTCAACTACTTCTaccacagagagacagacggggAGGAGCAGGCGCAGTACCTACACGTGGGCAGCTGTCAGCCGCTGGCGGACACGGAGGAGCTGAGGAAGACGCGCTCCTCTTCCTCGCTCAGTAAAAGCGAGTACATGGTGATCGAGGAGCACGGAATCAACAGTGCCTTCAGACAGCAGCCCAACTTCCCCACCACGCCGCAGAACAACTCGCAGAACTGCGTGAACATCAACAAAAAGATTTTCACCGACGTGTAA